Proteins encoded by one window of Candidatus Odinarchaeum yellowstonii:
- a CDS encoding YHS domain-containing protein produces the protein MVVDPVCGMEFSEKDAKLKYTYGGKVYYFCCEICMEKFIKNPEKYGASKLVKRSGCGCCGF, from the coding sequence GTGGTTGTTGATCCTGTTTGTGGAATGGAGTTTTCTGAGAAAGATGCGAAGTTGAAGTATACTTATGGTGGTAAAGTCTACTATTTTTGCTGCGAGATATGTATGGAGAAATTTATTAAGAACCCTGAAAAATACGGGGCTTCTAAACTGGTTAAACGCAGCGGCTGCGGTTGCTGTGGTTTTTAA
- a CDS encoding GNAT family N-acetyltransferase, which produces MILSYPGKLYLRKQLKTALNLIKQYIINKTFPNPNIIKLAGFFGPIKKIDYYICFLPVHPDYQERKIGSKLVEYAKMETSKTNCKRIILEVEDKNSLALKFYKSRGFKIIKSTIIKINGEKYYYHKMSLQV; this is translated from the coding sequence ATGATTTTAAGCTACCCGGGTAAGCTATACTTAAGAAAACAGTTGAAAACAGCTTTAAATCTAATAAAACAATATATCATAAATAAAACCTTTCCAAACCCTAATATAATAAAACTAGCAGGCTTCTTTGGACCTATAAAGAAAATAGACTACTACATCTGTTTTCTACCAGTTCACCCAGACTACCAAGAGAGAAAAATAGGGTCAAAACTCGTAGAATACGCTAAAATGGAAACCTCTAAAACAAATTGTAAGAGAATAATACTTGAAGTCGAGGATAAAAACAGTTTAGCCTTAAAGTTTTATAAAAGCAGAGGCTTCAAAATTATTAAATCAACTATTATAAAAATAAATGGGGAAAAATACTACTACCATAAAATGAGTCTACAGGTTTAA
- a CDS encoding sulfurtransferase TusA family protein: MSKNKPTLKIDCTGLYCPQPVFITRTTLDEMSPGEILEVLADDPAAESDIKALVEALGHELLSFSKEGGVLKFLIRKR, translated from the coding sequence ATGAGCAAGAATAAACCCACCCTAAAAATCGACTGCACTGGTTTATACTGCCCTCAACCTGTTTTCATAACGAGAACTACCTTAGATGAAATGTCCCCCGGCGAGATCCTAGAGGTGTTAGCTGATGATCCAGCAGCTGAATCTGATATCAAAGCGTTAGTTGAAGCTTTAGGTCACGAGCTTTTATCATTTAGTAAGGAGGGTGGTGTTTTAAAATTTCTTATTCGAAAAAGGTGA